TACGTGAGCACCGTGCTGGAGACCTCGTCGGGGGTGACCGAGGCCATCCGCCACAGCGCCCGCCGTCCCGGTGCGTCCGCGGGGAAGTCGACGCCCCGGGCCAGGGCGATGCCGCGCAGGACCAGGCGGGAGAGCAGCGTGCCGTCGTCCAGGCCGTGGGCCGAGCCGGTGGTGCGCGTGGCCAGTTCGCCGCGGCCCCAGGTGGCGGGGGTGGGGTCGGCTCCCGTGCCGGGGAAAAGGGTCGCGAGGGTCTGGGCGGCCTGGGTGACGGTGGTGAGCGCGGTGGCGGGCGGCTGGCGGGTGAGGGTGCCGCCTCGTCGTAGCTCGGCCAGCCACTGGCCGGCCCACGGCTGGTCCGACAGAGGTGTGGCTGCCAGGGCCGCTTCCGCCGTGGCCCACAGGCGGGTGCGTTCGGCCGTCGCCGCGTCGCGGGCCGCTCGGCGGTCGGTGAGCGGTGGGCCCAGTGCCGCCAGGGTCGCGGTCAGGCCTCGTGCGAGCGCGCTGCGGCGCAGGCGGGCGTCCAGGTCCGGCAGGCGGATCGTGGCGGCGGGGCCGGTGACCGGTCTGGCCAGGAGGAGGGAGAGGGCTTCGCGCTCCTGTGCGTCCAGGTGCTGGAGCCTGATCGTGCCGGCCGGCTGCAGGCCGTTGCGCTCCAGTCGCGCTCGTACGGCCGTCCAGAGGCGGGTGAGGCCCGGTCGGGTCAGGAATGCCAGGGCCTCGGCGTCCGGCGGACGGTCCGGTGGACGTTCGGCGGCTGGTTCGCGGCTCGTCATACCGACACCAGCCTGCGCTGCCGCCCGTTCCAGGTGTAGTGCAGCGTCGCGACCCCGCGTACGTGCGGGTCGCGCAGGCACTCGTAGATGTGCAGGGACGGTACGTCGGGCCAGTTGCCGATCAGGCGTTCGCTGGTGAGGACGAAGTCCAGGTCGAGGTCGACAAGGATGCGGCCCAGGCGGGCGTGGGTGGGCTCGTCGACCTTGGCGAAGGCGTCGTCCAGGAGGATCAGGCGAGGGGCGTGCGGGGCAGTCCCGGCCAGGCTGGTGAAGTGGGCCGCCGCTGCCGCGAACAGCACCAGGTACGACAGGACGCGCTGCTCGCCCTGGCTCAGCCCGGTACGGCCGGAGAGCTTGCGGCGGCTGCCCGGCGCGGCATCGTTCACCACCCAGGGCGTGAAGGTGAACCAGTCGCGGTAGTCGAGGGCCGTACGCAGATGGGCCGCGTAGCCCGCGCCGGGGTCGGCGCGGCGGGCGTCCTCGATGCGGCGCTGGAGTACGTCGCGCAGGTGCTCCGACTGCTCGCGCGTGCGCAGGCCGGAGGGGCTGCGCAGCAGGTCGACGGCCGCCTTGACGTCGGCCTCCACCCCCTCGGTGAGCTTCCAGTCGAGGACCACGCCGAGGCCGTGCGAGGTGCGGACCGTGGACAGGGTGGTGTTCAGGGCCGCCACCAGGGCTCCCGCGGCCAGGACCTGGGACGACAGGTGGTCACCCAGCTCGCCCGTGAGGAAGCGCTGGAACACCTCGCGTTCGCGTTCCGTCAGGCGCTCGCGGGCCTCGGCCGCCTGGGAGGCGATGCGCTCGCCGACGGCGGCGATGTCGTGCGGGCCGTGGTCGTCGACCAGGCGGCACATCTTGATGCCGTCGTGCTCCTCGATCGTGGCGTCGTAACCTCCGGAGAGCTGGTCGCGCAGCTCGGTGTGGCGGTTGAGGAGGGCGGTGTCCGACAGGTCGTGGCGTGCCGCGTCCAGGCGGCCCCCGACCGCCTCGACCAGAAGGCTCAGAGCCCTTACGCCGTCCGTGCCGCCGCGTACGGCGTCCGCCTCCGCCGCGTCCTCACCTGCCTCCCCGGCTCCTCGTACCTCGCCGGCATCGAACCCCGCTCCCCTGATCACCCCCGGAAACGACAGCGCCGTACGCAGTCGCCTGCCGCTCGCGAGCGCCTCGCCCTGCTGGGCGGCCAGTGCCTCGCGCCTGCCCCGCTCGTCCTCCTCCGCGCGCACGCGTTCGTCGTGTGTGGCGCTCATGTCCCGCTGCGTGCCGGGCCGTTGACGCCTTACGGCCTCGAGACGGCGCTTGGCCTCGTCCTCGCGGGCGAGGATCTCCTGCTCGGACGCGCCCAGGGCCTCCTCCAGGCCTCGGACCATACGGCGGGCGGCGTCCAGGCGGGCGAGGTGCTCGGCGTAGTCCGAATCAGCTTCCCGACGGGACGTGAGCGCGCGCTCGTAGCCCTCGCGGGCCCGGCGGTGGCCGTCGAGGACGGGGCCGACCGCCCGCAGCCCGCGGCGCAGGCGTTCCGCGCCCGTACCGAGCCGGTCCAGGGCGAGACGTACCGAGTCGAGGGCGGCCCGGTCGACCGGGAGGTCATGGGCGCTCGCGTTCGCCTCGGTCTCGCGCCGGGCGGCCACCGCGCGGGCACGCGCCTGCTCCGCCTCGCGGGCGGCCGTGGACGCCTGACCGGCCAGGACCTGCGCGGTGCGCTCGGCCTCGGCCGTGCGGGCCCAGGCGTCGGTCAGTCCCCGCGCGGCGGGCGGACGGCTCAGTGTCTCGGTCACCTGTGTGCGGTGCTCGGTCAGGATCCGCAGCGCTCGCTCCTGCTCCCCCAGCTCCTCGTGTACGGCGGTGAGTCGACGGGCGAGTCCGGCCAGCGCCCGGCGGCGGGTCTCGGCGCGTACCTCCGCGCCGACGTACTCGGCGGTCTCCTTGATGTGGCGGCCGCGGGCAACGCCCAGCCTCCAGGAGCCGTCGGTGCCGATCGCGGAGTCCGCCGCCGCTTCCGTCGTCCCTTGCGCGACCAGGGCCACCGACCGCAGCACGCTGCCGGTCCGAGCGGCCGTGACCCCGCTGCCCGGCGCCTCCACCGGGTTGAGCACGTCGGCGAGTGTGGGCCCCGCAGGCGCATCGCCCGGAACGAGGAGGGTGTCCCGGGTAGCGGGATCCCGGACCGTGCCGTCGGCGCACACCCACGCGTCGAGAAGGCCGCTCGCCTCGAGCGCGGCTTCCAGGCCCGCCCGAAGCTGCGGCTCCACGCCCTCGGCGAAGTCCACGAGCCGGTACAGAGGTGCGCCGCTGCCGGGCTCGCGAGGTGCGGTGCGGTGGGGCGGCGACGGAGGCTGGGGGTCGGTTCGGCGCTCCCAGTCGTCTCGCTCCCGCCGCAGCCGGTCCCGCTCTGCGGCCAGTTCGCGGATCGTGACGGCGCGTGCGTCGCGCTGTTCGTTCAGCTCCGCCAGCCACGGGTCCAGGGCCGAGCGGGCGACATCCGCAACCTCGTCCGGGACGTGCGCGGGCAGTGGCTCCTCCGTCGCGTCATGCGCGACGAGGGCGTGCACGCCGTCCAGGGACACGCCGGTCAGGCCGCGCAGTTGCTCGGTCCAGCCCTGTACGACGTCGGCGTAGGCCTCCCCCTCGCGGGCCGTCTCCTCCCGTCGGCGTCCCGCCCTCGCGCGCGCCTCTTCGGCCTGCTCCTCCAGGCGCTCCCGGGCCGCATCGGCCTCGTGAGCCTCGCGCAGGGTCCGGTCCGACTCCTCGACGAGGGCGACCAGTTCCGTCACGGCTCGGGCGCGGCTTCTGATGACGGGCCCCGCGGTGTCCAGTTGGGCGTCCCAGGCGTGCAGGGCCGTGGCA
This region of Streptomyces chromofuscus genomic DNA includes:
- a CDS encoding TIGR02679 family protein; translated protein: MTSREPAAERPPDRPPDAEALAFLTRPGLTRLWTAVRARLERNGLQPAGTIRLQHLDAQEREALSLLLARPVTGPAATIRLPDLDARLRRSALARGLTATLAALGPPLTDRRAARDAATAERTRLWATAEAALAATPLSDQPWAGQWLAELRRGGTLTRQPPATALTTVTQAAQTLATLFPGTGADPTPATWGRGELATRTTGSAHGLDDGTLLSRLVLRGIALARGVDFPADAPGRRALWRMASVTPDEVSSTVLTYGLRPTGGTWQETALRQRADNHMETHLTLRELRTLQLELPAHTRIHVCENPRVVEAAADSGCGAPLICTSGSATTVVLTLLDALAASGCVFAYHGDFDWPGVALANRVMGRYEAMTPWRMSAADYEYLAARTRVQGAPQLTLGGAPVEALWDPELAPAMEGLCVVLHEESSLDLLLEDLR
- a CDS encoding TIGR02680 family protein, which produces MNGPRTSPHRYRLHRAGIRNVWQYDQQEFSFGDGRLLLRGKNGAGKSKALEMLLPYLLDGDARALDATGTGRTTLLWLMLDGFEQTNRLGHLWVEFARTDEDGNDHHLTVGAAIRASQSAKAAKPFFFVTPLRVGEELHLTPAGQPLPVDRLKSLVGPENVTERAVEHRARVARDLFGLTDPARYRNLLHLLHRLRRPTIGDRIDSGGLVSVLAETLPALDDEIVEKVARSLDDLDAVRTDLGRLERTDTALRTFLTGYRGYLHGALRRRTDQVSGELERLAEHRAAAAEAAKKATALRVREEELTARLDALTAEAEAAETDLAALHGSAAYRSLKELAEKRATVTALHSAATTAFKALRQALGGQEEAGRRLTDEAGRIVQELTELATAQHELLRAAERSGLDHAHVGEPPTATVTPVETATQTQLASPDGDFHVIGHTEVLAADTEACATALHAWDAQLDTAGPVIRSRARAVTELVALVEESDRTLREAHEADAARERLEEQAEEARARAGRRREETAREGEAYADVVQGWTEQLRGLTGVSLDGVHALVAHDATEEPLPAHVPDEVADVARSALDPWLAELNEQRDARAVTIRELAAERDRLRRERDDWERRTDPQPPSPPHRTAPREPGSGAPLYRLVDFAEGVEPQLRAGLEAALEASGLLDAWVCADGTVRDPATRDTLLVPGDAPAGPTLADVLNPVEAPGSGVTAARTGSVLRSVALVAQGTTEAAADSAIGTDGSWRLGVARGRHIKETAEYVGAEVRAETRRRALAGLARRLTAVHEELGEQERALRILTEHRTQVTETLSRPPAARGLTDAWARTAEAERTAQVLAGQASTAAREAEQARARAVAARRETEANASAHDLPVDRAALDSVRLALDRLGTGAERLRRGLRAVGPVLDGHRRAREGYERALTSRREADSDYAEHLARLDAARRMVRGLEEALGASEQEILAREDEAKRRLEAVRRQRPGTQRDMSATHDERVRAEEDERGRREALAAQQGEALASGRRLRTALSFPGVIRGAGFDAGEVRGAGEAGEDAAEADAVRGGTDGVRALSLLVEAVGGRLDAARHDLSDTALLNRHTELRDQLSGGYDATIEEHDGIKMCRLVDDHGPHDIAAVGERIASQAAEARERLTEREREVFQRFLTGELGDHLSSQVLAAGALVAALNTTLSTVRTSHGLGVVLDWKLTEGVEADVKAAVDLLRSPSGLRTREQSEHLRDVLQRRIEDARRADPGAGYAAHLRTALDYRDWFTFTPWVVNDAAPGSRRKLSGRTGLSQGEQRVLSYLVLFAAAAAHFTSLAGTAPHAPRLILLDDAFAKVDEPTHARLGRILVDLDLDFVLTSERLIGNWPDVPSLHIYECLRDPHVRGVATLHYTWNGRQRRLVSV